The Rhodothermus marinus DSM 4252 DNA segment CGCCCCGGTCATTTGGCATACGTACCTTCACCTACCGCACCGACACCCTGGATACCCTGAAAGGGACCGTATGGTTTGACGGCCCGACGCTGGGCCGCCCTGCCGATCTGTTATTTGTTGGATCCTTTCTGGTCGTAGGGGACCAGGCTCTGGCTCCAGCAATCCACCTGTTTCGTTGGCCAGAAGGTACCTACCTGCAGGGCATCGGCCAACCTGGCGAAGGGCCGGGCGAATTTCGAAGTGTGGCGAAACTCCTACGCGATCCGCAAACACCCAATCGCGCTTTCTGGGTATACGATCTAACCGCAATGCGTTTTACGCGCTATCTTTTGACCGATTCAGCGGCAGTTCTGGATCGCCAGATTACGCAACAGGAAGGCTTAGCGTTGTTCTCTCCGGAATGGGTGGGCGATTCCTTACTGGTCAGTCCGGCCATCATGGCCTATCGAGGCCGGCTAAGCGTATTGAACGCACAGGGTGCCCTGATCCGTACCATTGGCCCCACACCTCCTAACCCTAAGCGCCAGTTCGTTCCGCTGCCCGTGCTACAACATGCCTATCATGCCAGCCTGGCCTACGAACCCACTCGTCAGGCCCTGGTAGTGGCTGATTTTTACACGGATCGGATCGAAGTATACGATGTATCTGGCCGCACAATCGGTCAGATCAGTGGACCAGAACACTTTCCCCCCGTCTTCGAAGTCGAGCAGGTGCGAGGCCAATTTGTCAAGGCTTCTACCGACGAAACCCGGCATGCTTACATTGATGTGATAACAACGCCGCAGTATATCTTCGCGCTTTATTCGGGAAAATTCTGGCCGGAGGAGCTCTCATGGCATGGTTTCTATATCCATGAGTTTGATTGGTCTGGCAAGCTGGTTCGAGCCTTTGCGCTCCCTGTCCCCACTTTGCAGATAGTTTTGACACCTGATGGTAAAGCGCTGCTGGGAAGTGTCGAAGAACCCGAACCGGCCCTTTACTATTTTTCCCTTCCTGTAAAATGAAATGCATTAAAAAGCCCGTGAGCGACGCTTTCCGAGGGGGAACCCGTAGGCGTTTCATTGCATTGTATGGCGTGCTTTGCCACTGCCCGGTAGCTTAACTGGCAGAGCACCTGACTCTGGATCAGGGGGTTGGAGGTTCGAGTCCTCCCCGGGCAGCCTGAAAAGAAAAAGGCGACGCGCAATTTCGACGCGTCGCCTTTTTCTTTTTCGGATTTCGTCCTACTGCACGTCGATTTCCGTCTGCAACCGCAGGTCGCGCGCCGAAGCGCCCACGTAAAGCGTCCGGCGTCCGGTGGCCTTCACCCAGGCATGGTCTTCGACCGACCAGTACGAAAGCGCGCGGCCGTCGATGCGCACGGTCACCTCCTGCGCCTCGCCGGGCGCGAGCGTCACGCGCCGGAAGCCCACCAGCTGACGCACGGCCATGGGCACGGGCGGATTTTCCGGCGGCCCCAGATAGACCTGGGGCACGTCGCTGCCGGCCCGATCACCCGTGTTGCGCACCACGAAGCGCACGACGAAGCCGTCGCCGTCGGGCTCGACGCGCAGGTTCTCGTAGGCGAAGGTCGTGTAGGAAAGTCCGTGGCCGAAGGGGAACAGCGGTTCGATCTGCTGCGCGTCGTACCAGCGGTACCCTACGAAGATGCCCTCATCGTAGCGCGCCGTCAGATCCACGCCCGGGTAGCGCTCCGGCGAAGCCGTCGGCGCATCTTCGGCGCGACGCGGGAACGTGACGGGCAACCGTCCCGCCGGATTGGCGCGGCCGAGCAGCACGTCGGCCGTGGCCCATCCGCCTTCCTGTCCCGGATACCACATCAGCAGGATCGCACCGACGCGCTCGGCCCAGGGCATCAGCGTGGGCGCCCCTACGTTCATCACCACCGTCGTTCGCGGATTGGCCGCCGCCACGGCCTCGACCAGCGCATCCTGGTCCGGGCGCAGGGCCAGCGTCTCCCGGTCGCGCCCCTCGGTTCCTTCTTCATAGACGAACACGATTGCCGCGTGCGCCGCGCGGGCGGCCTCTGCCGCTTCCTCCAGGAAGGCCGCCCGCCGCTCCGGCGTCACCCAGGCCAGCCGCACCTGCACCGGATTCTGTCCGGCCGGCAGGAACGGCAGCGACGGCACCTGGCCCGAGATCTGCACCGTCAGCGAGAGCTGCTGCCCGGCCTGCAGCTCGATTCGATAGGTGGCGTTTTCCAGGCTGTCGGCCGTCGGGATCAGGCTGGCATCGCTGAAGAACATGCCCGTACGCAACACCGGCTGGCCGTCGATCGACAGCGTGCCGACGCCCCCGGCCGTCTGCAGTTTGAGTTCATAGACGCCGGCGGTCGGTGCCGTCAGCGTGCCGGTCCAGGTCCACTGCGAACCGGGTGGCAGCGCCCGCTCGCCGGTAAAGTCGAGCTGGGCGTCGACCTGCGTCGTACCGTCGGCGCCCTGGCGGAGGAGTCCCGGCTGCCCATCGGGCGTCCGGAGGGCCGAGGAGGGCACCGGCATGCCGTCGAGGTCGATGCCTGGCACGTAACGAATCTGTGCCTGTGGCCCGGCCAGTTCCTGAAGCGCCGCCAGCGTGGACGTGGTGCGGAAAGGCTGCACGCGGGAGCTACCACCCCCACCGATAAGCGGCCGCGTAGCCGTGGGGCCGATCACGACCAGGTGCTGCAGATCACGTTCGCTCAGCGGCAGCGTCTGGTTTTCGTTGCGGAGCAGCACGGCTCCGGCTTCGGCCACCTCGCGCGCGACGGCCGCATGCGCTTCGATGTTGATCTCCGGCGGAGTCGATTCGCCATCCAGCAACCCGAACTGCTCCATCTGCACCAGAATGCGTCGCACCGCCCGATCCACGTAGGCCTCGTCGATCCGCCCGGACTCGACGGCTGCCAGGAGTGAATCGGCGAAGACGGCCGGTGCCAGCGGCATGTCGGGCGAGCTGAACGGAATCGTGTAGCCCGGCATTTCCTGATCCAGCCCGCGCACGAGCGATTCCAGGCTGTGCCCGGCGAACCAGTCCGTCATTACCCAGCCCTCGAAGCCCCACTCGTCGCGCAGGATGTCCGTCAGCAGCATTTCATTATCGCAGGCGTAGGGGCCGTTCACCCGGTTGTAGGCGCACATGACGGCCGCCGCGCCTGCTTTGATGGCCGCCTCGAAGCCCGGCAGGTAGATCTCCCTGAGCGTGCGCTCGTCCACCACCACGTTCACCCGCATTCGATCGTTTTCAAAGTTGTTGGCCACGTAGTGCTTGACCGTGGCCATCATGCCGGCGTCCTGGATCCCCCGCACCTCGGCGGCCACCATCTCGGCCGAAAGCAGCGGGTCTTCGCTGAACGTCTCGAAATTGCGGCCCGCCTCGGGCACGCGCACGATGTTGACCATGGGGGAAAGCAGCACCTCATGCCGGCGTGCCCGGCCTTCAATGCCCATCACGTGGCCGTAGCGATAGGCCAGCTCGGGATCGAACGAAGCAGCCAGTGCGACCGGGGCCGGAAGCGCCGTGGCCGGATGGCGCGTGCGAATGCCGGCCGGGCCGTCGGTCAGCCGCATCGCCGGAATGCCCAGGCGGGGTACGCCGGGCACATACCCGGCGCCCGCCTCGCCGGTCGGGTCGATCGCCCCGTGCAGCAACGAGATTTTTTCGGCCAGCGTCATGGCCGCCAGCAACGAATCCACGCGGGACGATTGCGCCCGCACGGCCGCGGCAAAAACCAGCCCGAAGAGCAGCGTCGTAACAAGGTGCTTCATGACCGTCCGCTGTTTGCTCAAATGGTTTGACACGGGTATAGCCTACAAAGATACCGGTTAACCCGCAAGCCCGAAAAACATCCCTTTTCATGGACGGCACAATAAAGGCACGAGTGGCACCGGAGTCATGGCCTGGGCTTGCGTTTCGGGCGGGAAGGTTGTACCATTTCGGCAAAGTTGCTCCTTTTTTCACCAGACAACAGCCCTGTCCGGCGATGATTCGTCCCCGGTACATCGAAGACGTGATCGATCTGACCGATCCGGCGCTGAATCACATTCTGAACATGAGCGTCGAGGAGGCCCGCGCACGTGTGCGCTCGGGCGACCCGAAGGCGGTGCGGGCCATCGAGGGATCGTTTGCACTGGTGGCCCGTGACGGCAAGACGGTACGCCTGGCCCGCTCGATGGACCGTCCCATGCGCTACTTTCTGGCCAAGCGCGAGGACGGCCCCGCGCTGGTCGTGGCCCATCGCATTGAGGAAATTCACCGCTGGCTGCAATCGGTCGGTTTTGCCGATCAGTTTCATCCGAGCTACACGCGCATGGTGCCCGCCCACTACGTGGTCACGCTGGAACTGATCGGCTGCCCGGATCCGGCGCCCGCCTACACGCGCTTTTTCGAAATCCCCACCGAAACGCTGCCGCCCGACATTCCCACCATCGGACGCTACTACATCGGCGCGCTCAAGGAAGAAATCCGGCGCTGGTTGCTGAGCATTCCCGAAGACGAGCCCATCGGCGTGACGTTTTCGGGCGGTATCGATAGCGGTTCGGTCTTCCTGGTCACCTACCACACGCTGCTGGAGCTGGGCATGAATCCCGGCCGACTCAAAGCCTTCACGCTGGACCTGGGCGACGGCCCCGACCGCAATCAGGCCTTTGCGTTTCTGCAACAACTCGGACTGGAGCTGTTCTGGGAGCCGGTAGAGGCGGGTCCGGAGCTGATTGACATCCGGGAGGTGGTGCGCATCGTCGAAGACTACAAGCCGCTCGACATCGAGTCGGCCGCCATGCACTATGCGCTGGCCCGCGCCCTGCGCCGGCGCTACCCGAACTGGAAGTACCTGCTCGACGGCGAGGGCGGCGACGAAAACCTCCGCGCCTATCCCATCGAGCACAATCCGGAGCTGACCGTCTACAGCATCATCAACAATCATCTGCTCTACCACGAGGGCTGGGGCGTGGACAAATTCAAGCACTCGATCACCTACACGGGCGGCCTCAGCCGCGCCTACACGCGCACCTTCGCCATCAACCGGCACTTCGGCTTTGAGGGCTTCAGCCCCTACACGCGCCCGAACGTGATCGAAGTGGCCGAAAAGATTCCCTTTGCCGAGCTGACCGGCTACGACAAGGAAAGGCTCTATCGGCTCAAAGGCGAGGTGGTCTATCACGGCGTCCGAGCCGTCACCGGCTTCGAGATGCCCGTGTTCGAGAAGCGCCGCTTCCAGCACGGTGCCCTGCCCGAAGCGCGCCTGCGCGAACTGATTCCGCCCGAGCGCCAGCTCCGGCGCATGGTGGAGGACCTGTTCGTATCATGAACGAACTGACGCGCTGGGAAACGCTCACGCCGCTGGCTCGCACGCGGTTGATCCGACGGCTACGGCCGCCCCGAGCCCCGGTCGATCCGGAGTGTCCCTACGGCTTCCACCACGAGCAGGAGCGGGCGCCCGACGGCCGCCTGGAGCGCGTCAACGTGGTTTTTCTGACCAACCGGGAATGCCCGTGGACGTGCACCATGTGCGACCTGTGGCGCCACACCACCACGGCGCCGGTCACGGCCGACCAGATCCTGCGCCAGCTCGACCACGCCCTGGAACGCCTGCCCGAAGCCGACGCCGTCAAGCTCTACAACAGCGGAAGCTTCTTCGATCGACTGGCGATTCCGCCGGCGGCCTACCGGGGCATTGCCGAACGGCTGCGCGGCTATCGGCGCGTGATCGTCGAGTCGCATCCGGCCCTGCTGGGCCGTCGGACGCTCCAGTTCCGGGACCTGCTCGACGGCCGGCTCGAGGTGGCCATCGGGGTCGAGTGCGTTCATCCGGGCGTGCTCGATGCGCTCAACAAACGCCTGACCGTGGCCGACCTGGAGCGCGCCGTGGCCTGGCTGCACGAGCACGCGCTGCTCATCCGGGCGTTCATCCTGCTCCGGCCGCCGTTTCTACCGGACGAAGCCGCCCTCGACTGGACCTGCCGCACCGTGCAATGGGCCGTGGATCGGGACATCCAGACCATCGTGCTCATCCCGACCCGCACGGGCAACGGCGTCATGGAACGACTTGAGCAGGTTGGACGCTTCGCCCCGCCCACACCCGACGCGATTGAGGCGGCCGCCGCCTTTCTGTTTGCGCAACCGGCTCCGGTGCGGCTGCTGGATACCTGGGACCTGGCGCGCTTCTACCCGTGCCCGGACTGCGCCCGGCTCCAGCAGGAACGCTTCGAACGCATGAATCGGACGCAGACCTGGGAAGCTGCCGTCCGCTGTCCGAACTGCACCGCGCCATGAACGACCGCTGCGACGTGGCCATCCTGGGCGCCGGCTTCGGTGGCGCGCTGCTGGCGCTGCTCCTGCGCCGCCGTGGCCTTTCGGTAACGCTAATTGAAAAAGGTCGCCCGCGCTTTGCCATCGGTGAATCCTCGACGCCGCTGGCGAACCTGTACCTGGAGCAGATCGCGCGGGCATTCGATCTGCCCGAACTGCTACCGCTTACCAAATACGGCCGCTGGAAAGCCACGCATCCCGAATTGCCGGTGGGCAAAAAGCGTGGCTTCACGTTCTTCTGGCACCGGCCC contains these protein-coding regions:
- a CDS encoding BF3164 family lipoprotein, whose translation is MRFCKWLLLITSLLGCRTGVPQAVGEGQTAPRSFGIRTFTYRTDTLDTLKGTVWFDGPTLGRPADLLFVGSFLVVGDQALAPAIHLFRWPEGTYLQGIGQPGEGPGEFRSVAKLLRDPQTPNRAFWVYDLTAMRFTRYLLTDSAAVLDRQITQQEGLALFSPEWVGDSLLVSPAIMAYRGRLSVLNAQGALIRTIGPTPPNPKRQFVPLPVLQHAYHASLAYEPTRQALVVADFYTDRIEVYDVSGRTIGQISGPEHFPPVFEVEQVRGQFVKASTDETRHAYIDVITTPQYIFALYSGKFWPEELSWHGFYIHEFDWSGKLVRAFALPVPTLQIVLTPDGKALLGSVEEPEPALYYFSLPVK
- a CDS encoding glycoside hydrolase family 3 protein; translation: MKHLVTTLLFGLVFAAAVRAQSSRVDSLLAAMTLAEKISLLHGAIDPTGEAGAGYVPGVPRLGIPAMRLTDGPAGIRTRHPATALPAPVALAASFDPELAYRYGHVMGIEGRARRHEVLLSPMVNIVRVPEAGRNFETFSEDPLLSAEMVAAEVRGIQDAGMMATVKHYVANNFENDRMRVNVVVDERTLREIYLPGFEAAIKAGAAAVMCAYNRVNGPYACDNEMLLTDILRDEWGFEGWVMTDWFAGHSLESLVRGLDQEMPGYTIPFSSPDMPLAPAVFADSLLAAVESGRIDEAYVDRAVRRILVQMEQFGLLDGESTPPEINIEAHAAVAREVAEAGAVLLRNENQTLPLSERDLQHLVVIGPTATRPLIGGGGSSRVQPFRTTSTLAALQELAGPQAQIRYVPGIDLDGMPVPSSALRTPDGQPGLLRQGADGTTQVDAQLDFTGERALPPGSQWTWTGTLTAPTAGVYELKLQTAGGVGTLSIDGQPVLRTGMFFSDASLIPTADSLENATYRIELQAGQQLSLTVQISGQVPSLPFLPAGQNPVQVRLAWVTPERRAAFLEEAAEAARAAHAAIVFVYEEGTEGRDRETLALRPDQDALVEAVAAANPRTTVVMNVGAPTLMPWAERVGAILLMWYPGQEGGWATADVLLGRANPAGRLPVTFPRRAEDAPTASPERYPGVDLTARYDEGIFVGYRWYDAQQIEPLFPFGHGLSYTTFAYENLRVEPDGDGFVVRFVVRNTGDRAGSDVPQVYLGPPENPPVPMAVRQLVGFRRVTLAPGEAQEVTVRIDGRALSYWSVEDHAWVKATGRRTLYVGASARDLRLQTEIDVQ
- a CDS encoding asparagine synthase-related protein; this translates as MIRPRYIEDVIDLTDPALNHILNMSVEEARARVRSGDPKAVRAIEGSFALVARDGKTVRLARSMDRPMRYFLAKREDGPALVVAHRIEEIHRWLQSVGFADQFHPSYTRMVPAHYVVTLELIGCPDPAPAYTRFFEIPTETLPPDIPTIGRYYIGALKEEIRRWLLSIPEDEPIGVTFSGGIDSGSVFLVTYHTLLELGMNPGRLKAFTLDLGDGPDRNQAFAFLQQLGLELFWEPVEAGPELIDIREVVRIVEDYKPLDIESAAMHYALARALRRRYPNWKYLLDGEGGDENLRAYPIEHNPELTVYSIINNHLLYHEGWGVDKFKHSITYTGGLSRAYTRTFAINRHFGFEGFSPYTRPNVIEVAEKIPFAELTGYDKERLYRLKGEVVYHGVRAVTGFEMPVFEKRRFQHGALPEARLRELIPPERQLRRMVEDLFVS
- a CDS encoding radical SAM protein: MNELTRWETLTPLARTRLIRRLRPPRAPVDPECPYGFHHEQERAPDGRLERVNVVFLTNRECPWTCTMCDLWRHTTTAPVTADQILRQLDHALERLPEADAVKLYNSGSFFDRLAIPPAAYRGIAERLRGYRRVIVESHPALLGRRTLQFRDLLDGRLEVAIGVECVHPGVLDALNKRLTVADLERAVAWLHEHALLIRAFILLRPPFLPDEAALDWTCRTVQWAVDRDIQTIVLIPTRTGNGVMERLEQVGRFAPPTPDAIEAAAAFLFAQPAPVRLLDTWDLARFYPCPDCARLQQERFERMNRTQTWEAAVRCPNCTAP